A portion of the Sphingobacterium spiritivorum genome contains these proteins:
- a CDS encoding translocation/assembly module TamB, whose translation MNKLGRIALKTILWIVGSIIALLLLIVFLIRLPSVQNFVVGKVTNYVEGKIGTPVRIGYIKIGFPKDLVLENVYLADQSKDTLVSAEELKVDIDMFKLLKNTVEIQEISLKGATAKISRSLPDSAFNFDYIVKAFSSEKESKATADTTSAMVFNIEKVNFDKIRFIYKDDVIGTRAEINLGHFDTRIKTFDLTKNMTFDMPVVNIDGLTAIVNQWSPMTDTNRPKAEDFGITDPSVKEASLLPNVGIKTANLKNIDVRYSDSSSAMDTRFNINDLVASIHEIDLNKEIVTLDNIKLDGSDSKVLFGKINKKPEVKATKDSTAATSSNNWIVSANEIVINKTNFLFKDDNQARMKGFDYGNIKIQGLSGDLKDLFYSADSLSGSLSMLKAKDHSGFEIKQLSGDFVYTNTGAIIKNLYAETPNTLLRDYIKVSYPSLDIISAQPEKLTLEANIRKSRVGMKDIRYFAPFLDTMQVMKPLMTKTFFIDGRVKGRMNDLQIPTLEFKTLNRTHIIASAHITGLPDPEKMNIDLRLKKLTTGRRDLEQLIAKSMLPDSIQLPNSIGLTGTFKGGMKGFDADLKLKTELGNASFDGKLNMAGRDTSYDARVRIEDFNLGNLLKMDSTLGIIAFDADVKGHGLNPKTMQADVKGKLLRLDAMGYRYQNIDLDLLANQGDIGATISSSDPNLDLHMNANADMRGKYPKVNMEMMIDSINFKNLKLMTDDLRYHGKIVADFETADLNFLNGRIDIVNSSIAYNNDRFVLDSVSMIAKADTSRNMLTLQSEFLKAHLVGKYKLTELGSAMQDILRVYYQPNANPTKIPPYSPQNFEFSAQLNNSRFIRDFFPDLEELKPVTLDGTFDSQSKSILAKLVAPKVIYGGTKIENVSLDINTVDSTMYYSTLINKIAISNIELINTVLSGKVIKNNLDFGLWIKDKQEKEQYYLGAQMKVNDDNYILSLLENGLMLNYETWNINQNNSLSFGKAGIRAQDFILSNKGQELKIVSQDSSLNSPINLSFNNFRIETFSQMLESEALNLGGGINGSATISRLESKPVFVSDLTIDKFYFGKDTVGNIAIKVNNEKENTYAADVSITENGNNVHLLGEYISPPDGKSTFQATLDLKPLKMKTVEAFSLGYLQNTEGNLEGTLNISGTTADPSIKGDLVFQDARLNITMLNADFYMDDQTISFNDQGLAFKEFNIKDKRGNTAKINGSILTKDYTDFDFNLNLNTNDFTVVNSTREDNDLFYGKLFVTSNLRIRGDMHKPVVDGNIKANDKTDFVFIVPNDNPGMVQRDGVVVFVNKSDTSAANVFARLDSMTTTSHLSGIDLTLNLQTDKEAKFKIIMDEGSKDALNIQGTAELNMGIDASEKITMSGTFTVEKGDYSFSFGPLSKEFGFEKGSTITWNGDPLDAQLAITALYTNKFPTLELVQNQIGTESANLYKQRIPFAVKLLLTGELFKPNINFDIDLDEKNAIVSQDVVSKVNIALTALREDQSELNKQVFSLIILGRFMASNPFESLSGGGGVEGTARNTMSSFLSGQLNALASDLIKGVELDFGLESSQDYLTGSGNTRTDLNIGVSKMLFDDRLKITIGSNFEVEGNSRPGEQANNIAGDISLDYQLSQDGRYFARVYRKNQYQATLQGQFVETGIGFIINMDYNKFREIFMNTKQLQNYYDTESKGFRRRFDVERMDKDSVYRDSVRAVIRDSLMQNSPEYRKRQEKKLQEQEKLKKDSLEKSGKNDTSHKNIDTIKSAIRNEEEERRQNAKG comes from the coding sequence TTGAATAAATTAGGACGCATTGCATTAAAGACAATCTTATGGATTGTCGGCTCTATTATAGCCTTACTTTTACTTATTGTTTTTCTGATCCGGCTCCCTTCCGTTCAAAACTTTGTAGTGGGCAAAGTGACGAATTACGTTGAAGGCAAAATCGGCACACCTGTTCGTATAGGATACATTAAGATAGGTTTCCCTAAGGATCTTGTCCTTGAAAATGTCTATTTAGCTGATCAGTCCAAAGATACACTAGTGTCTGCAGAAGAGCTCAAAGTAGATATTGACATGTTCAAGCTGCTCAAAAATACTGTCGAAATTCAGGAAATATCTTTAAAAGGAGCTACTGCAAAGATTAGCCGCAGTCTGCCTGACAGCGCGTTTAATTTTGACTATATCGTAAAAGCATTTTCTTCGGAAAAAGAAAGTAAAGCAACAGCGGATACTACATCTGCTATGGTATTTAATATTGAAAAGGTAAATTTTGATAAAATAAGGTTTATTTATAAAGATGATGTCATCGGTACAAGAGCCGAAATCAACCTCGGTCACTTCGACACCCGTATCAAGACCTTCGACCTGACTAAAAATATGACTTTTGATATGCCGGTTGTCAATATTGACGGACTGACAGCCATCGTAAATCAATGGTCACCAATGACCGACACCAATCGTCCCAAGGCCGAAGATTTCGGGATCACAGATCCTTCTGTGAAAGAAGCCTCTCTCCTACCCAATGTAGGCATCAAAACCGCCAATCTAAAGAATATTGATGTACGCTACAGTGATTCATCATCCGCAATGGATACCCGGTTTAATATCAATGACCTTGTAGCAAGCATACATGAAATTGATCTCAATAAGGAAATCGTCACCTTAGATAATATAAAACTGGATGGTTCGGATTCAAAGGTCTTGTTTGGAAAGATCAATAAAAAACCTGAAGTAAAAGCGACAAAAGATTCTACGGCTGCGACTTCCTCAAATAACTGGATAGTATCTGCAAATGAGATAGTCATCAACAAGACCAATTTTCTGTTTAAGGATGATAATCAAGCCCGTATGAAAGGTTTCGATTACGGTAATATCAAAATCCAGGGGCTATCCGGAGATCTCAAAGACCTGTTTTATTCTGCAGACTCTCTGTCCGGTTCCTTATCCATGCTAAAAGCTAAAGATCATTCCGGATTTGAGATTAAACAACTATCCGGTGATTTTGTGTATACCAATACCGGTGCGATAATCAAAAATCTGTATGCCGAAACACCCAATACGTTATTAAGAGATTATATTAAGGTCTCCTATCCCTCATTGGATATCATCAGCGCACAGCCAGAGAAACTGACATTGGAAGCAAATATCCGTAAGAGCCGTGTAGGCATGAAAGATATCCGCTATTTTGCTCCTTTTCTTGACACCATGCAGGTTATGAAACCGCTAATGACCAAAACCTTTTTTATAGACGGACGTGTCAAAGGCAGGATGAATGACTTACAGATACCAACACTGGAATTCAAAACACTCAACCGGACGCATATTATTGCCAGTGCACATATCACAGGATTACCTGATCCTGAAAAAATGAACATTGATCTGCGTCTGAAAAAATTAACGACAGGACGCCGTGATCTGGAACAACTGATTGCAAAGTCTATGCTCCCGGATAGTATACAATTGCCAAATTCGATCGGATTGACGGGTACATTTAAAGGAGGAATGAAAGGGTTTGATGCAGATCTGAAACTCAAAACAGAACTTGGAAATGCCTCATTCGACGGTAAACTTAATATGGCTGGACGTGACACCTCCTATGATGCCAGAGTGCGAATTGAAGATTTCAACCTCGGAAATCTGTTAAAAATGGATTCTACATTGGGCATAATTGCTTTTGATGCTGATGTAAAAGGACATGGTCTGAATCCTAAAACTATGCAGGCAGATGTAAAAGGGAAACTCCTGAGACTGGATGCTATGGGCTACCGTTATCAGAATATTGATCTGGATTTATTGGCCAACCAAGGAGATATAGGTGCCACGATCAGCAGTAGTGATCCTAATCTGGATCTCCATATGAATGCCAATGCGGATATGCGTGGAAAGTATCCAAAGGTAAACATGGAGATGATGATCGACAGTATCAATTTCAAAAATCTCAAACTGATGACAGACGACCTGCGTTATCACGGAAAGATCGTTGCTGATTTTGAAACCGCTGATCTTAACTTCTTAAATGGCCGTATAGACATTGTCAATTCGTCTATAGCATACAATAATGATCGTTTTGTGCTGGATAGTGTATCTATGATTGCAAAAGCAGATACCAGCCGAAATATGCTGACTCTGCAATCTGAATTCCTGAAAGCTCACCTGGTGGGTAAATATAAACTTACCGAACTGGGAAGTGCTATGCAGGATATTCTACGGGTATATTATCAGCCAAATGCCAATCCTACAAAGATACCACCATATTCACCTCAGAACTTTGAATTCAGTGCGCAGCTGAATAATTCCAGATTTATTCGTGACTTCTTCCCTGATCTGGAAGAGTTGAAACCTGTTACACTGGATGGTACGTTCGATAGCCAGTCCAAATCTATTCTGGCAAAACTGGTGGCACCAAAAGTCATTTACGGAGGCACAAAAATTGAAAATGTTTCCCTTGATATCAACACAGTGGACAGTACAATGTATTATTCTACGCTGATCAATAAAATTGCTATCAGTAATATTGAATTGATTAATACTGTATTGAGTGGAAAAGTAATAAAGAATAACCTCGACTTTGGTCTCTGGATAAAAGATAAACAGGAGAAAGAGCAATACTACCTTGGAGCTCAAATGAAAGTCAATGACGATAATTATATCCTGAGTTTGCTCGAAAATGGCCTGATGCTTAACTACGAAACGTGGAACATCAATCAGAATAACAGTCTTTCTTTTGGTAAAGCAGGTATCCGTGCTCAGGATTTTATTCTTAGTAATAAAGGACAGGAACTGAAGATTGTTTCTCAGGATTCGTCACTGAATTCACCCATCAACTTAAGTTTCAACAATTTCAGAATTGAGACATTCTCCCAAATGCTGGAATCCGAAGCACTGAATCTTGGTGGAGGAATAAATGGAAGTGCTACCATATCCCGTTTGGAAAGCAAACCCGTTTTTGTTTCTGATCTGACCATAGATAAATTCTATTTCGGAAAAGATACAGTCGGAAATATTGCTATTAAAGTCAATAATGAAAAAGAGAACACCTATGCCGCAGATGTGAGTATTACAGAAAATGGTAATAATGTACACCTGCTTGGGGAATACATCAGTCCTCCGGACGGTAAATCTACATTTCAGGCAACATTAGATCTTAAACCGTTAAAAATGAAAACCGTTGAGGCTTTCAGTCTGGGCTATCTGCAAAATACAGAAGGAAATCTTGAAGGAACACTCAATATCAGTGGTACAACTGCTGATCCGAGTATAAAAGGAGATCTTGTATTTCAGGATGCACGGCTTAACATTACCATGCTTAATGCTGATTTTTATATGGACGATCAGACCATTTCATTCAATGATCAGGGTTTGGCATTTAAGGAATTTAATATTAAAGATAAGAGAGGAAATACAGCCAAAATCAACGGTTCTATCCTGACAAAAGATTATACAGACTTTGATTTTAATCTTAATCTGAATACGAATGATTTCACTGTTGTCAACTCTACCCGGGAGGACAATGATCTGTTTTATGGTAAACTATTTGTGACTTCTAACCTGCGGATCAGAGGAGACATGCACAAACCTGTAGTGGATGGTAATATCAAGGCAAATGATAAAACCGACTTCGTATTTATCGTACCAAATGATAATCCGGGCATGGTGCAGCGGGATGGTGTGGTCGTATTTGTAAATAAAAGTGATACTTCGGCAGCCAACGTATTTGCAAGGCTGGATTCCATGACCACTACATCACATTTATCAGGAATAGACCTTACCCTGAATCTGCAAACGGATAAAGAAGCCAAATTCAAGATTATCATGGACGAAGGCTCTAAAGATGCACTGAATATACAGGGAACGGCAGAACTGAATATGGGAATTGATGCCAGTGAAAAAATCACTATGTCCGGTACATTTACAGTAGAAAAAGGAGATTATTCCTTCAGCTTCGGCCCACTCAGCAAAGAATTTGGTTTTGAAAAAGGTAGCACTATCACGTGGAACGGAGACCCACTCGATGCGCAGCTGGCTATTACAGCTCTTTATACAAACAAATTTCCGACCCTTGAACTTGTTCAGAATCAAATTGGTACCGAAAGTGCCAACTTATACAAACAACGTATTCCATTCGCTGTAAAACTGTTGCTGACAGGAGAACTATTCAAACCAAATATCAACTTTGATATTGATCTGGACGAGAAAAATGCTATTGTTTCACAGGATGTGGTCAGTAAGGTCAATATTGCTTTGACTGCCCTTCGTGAAGATCAGTCTGAATTGAATAAACAAGTCTTTTCATTGATTATACTGGGTCGCTTCATGGCCTCTAATCCATTTGAAAGTCTGTCCGGAGGTGGCGGTGTAGAGGGTACTGCCCGTAACACCATGAGTTCCTTCCTGAGTGGACAGTTGAACGCTCTGGCTTCCGATCTGATAAAAGGTGTAGAACTTGATTTCGGTTTAGAATCTTCACAAGACTATCTGACCGGTTCCGGCAATACGCGTACGGATCTTAATATCGGTGTATCCAAAATGCTGTTTGATGATCGTCTCAAAATTACAATCGGCTCTAACTTTGAGGTTGAAGGTAATTCCAGACCGGGAGAGCAAGCCAACAATATTGCCGGTGACATCTCTTTAGATTATCAGCTTTCGCAGGATGGAAGGTATTTTGCACGTGTATACCGCAAAAACCAGTATCAGGCAACATTACAGGGACAATTTGTTGAAACGGGAATTGGTTTCATCATCAATATGGACTACAATAAGTTCCGCGAAATATTCATGAATACCAAGCAATTGCAAAATTATTACGATACGGAAAGCAAAGGGTTCAGAAGAAGATTTGATGTAGAGCGTATGGATAAAGATTCCGTATACCGCGATAGCGTAAGGGCCGTGATACGCGATAGTCTGATGCAGAACAGCCCGGAATACCGTAAGCGTCAGGAGAAAAAATTGCAGGAACAGGAGAAACTTAAAAAAGATTCACTGGAAAAATCCGGCAAAAATGACACAAGCCACAAAAACATTGATACTATAAAATCAGCTATTCGTAATGAAGAAGAGGAAAGGAGACAAAATGCAAAAGGGTAA
- a CDS encoding BamA/TamA family outer membrane protein, with translation MKKRKGDKMQKGKLQALGFMAVLIMLSSACSTKKHLPEGESLYDKGEVVINSDTIPVDKKKLLSTHLEGLLMPKPNKKLLGLRIKSGLYYMGGGDSVTNNIVRKWIKGLGSKPVFLSDVNREYNENLVRNKLENIGFFNAEVTSDTTINNKEATVTYTATPNLIYRIKSVKFNIDSTSQIGKDILESKDRSLLVVGQNYSLDVILNERDRIDNELKNKGYYYFNPENLLVEVDSSIGNHKVDMYVVLKKETPEQAKHPQKIGNIYIYPNYQLSNTGYQLSTPRNAELFRDNYYIIDRKNTFRKPVIANHIFFKRGDTYNRHNHNLTINHLVNLNSFKFVKNNFVDSKDSTNTLDVYYYLTPLPKKSLRLELLGKMASVYNGSELNVTWSMRNAFRGAEQLSLNVFGGYETQTGGSVNLNSSYYRYGAELTYSLPRLLTPFKWSGTRKYIPKTYFKTGFEFLNRKAAYQLNSIKFDYGYAWKETDEKQHDLSVLEVVYVQPRNVSDDYRAQMDTVPSLRHIIDPQFSFGPNYNYTYTNTMNTALQNTFYFKGGVDLSGNILGLIQGANYAEGKRHKIFNAYYAQYIKLQADARHYFKLSETSQIASRIAIGYSYSYGNSNSLPYLKQYFVGGPNSLRAFRARAIGPGSSAPQNVGQNNFFADQTGDLKLELNTEYRAKLASIVHWAAFIDAGNVWLQNADPDKPGGKFSKDFISELAVGAGAGLRFDFTFLILRTDFAIPLRVPYLPKGDRWVFKDIDFGSKTWRSNNLVFNLAIGYPF, from the coding sequence ATGAAGAAGAGGAAAGGAGACAAAATGCAAAAGGGTAAACTGCAGGCGCTGGGATTTATGGCCGTCCTCATCATGCTCTCTTCAGCATGTAGCACGAAAAAGCATTTGCCGGAAGGGGAATCATTATACGATAAAGGTGAAGTAGTCATTAATTCGGATACGATCCCTGTTGACAAAAAGAAGCTTTTATCAACGCATTTGGAGGGACTTCTAATGCCAAAACCGAATAAAAAACTATTAGGCTTACGCATTAAAAGCGGATTATATTATATGGGAGGCGGAGACTCTGTCACCAATAATATTGTACGCAAATGGATCAAAGGACTTGGTTCAAAACCTGTTTTTCTGAGTGATGTAAACCGGGAGTATAATGAAAATTTAGTGCGGAATAAACTGGAAAATATAGGTTTTTTTAATGCCGAAGTAACATCCGATACGACCATTAATAACAAAGAAGCAACAGTTACCTATACAGCGACCCCAAATCTGATCTACAGAATCAAATCTGTCAAATTTAATATCGACAGTACCTCACAGATTGGTAAAGATATTCTGGAATCAAAAGACAGATCGCTTTTAGTGGTTGGACAGAATTACAGTCTCGATGTTATTCTCAATGAGCGTGACCGTATAGATAATGAACTCAAAAATAAAGGTTATTACTATTTCAATCCCGAAAATTTACTTGTTGAGGTAGACAGCAGCATTGGAAATCACAAGGTAGATATGTATGTGGTATTGAAAAAAGAAACTCCTGAACAGGCTAAACATCCACAAAAAATAGGCAATATTTATATTTATCCCAATTACCAACTTTCTAACACAGGGTATCAGTTATCTACCCCGAGAAATGCAGAACTTTTCAGGGACAATTACTATATCATCGACAGAAAAAATACGTTCCGTAAACCAGTTATCGCGAATCACATTTTTTTTAAACGCGGAGACACTTACAACCGTCACAATCACAATCTGACGATCAACCATCTGGTCAATCTCAACAGTTTCAAGTTTGTGAAGAACAACTTTGTAGATTCTAAAGACTCTACAAATACACTTGATGTTTATTATTACCTGACGCCACTTCCGAAGAAATCACTTCGTCTGGAACTATTGGGAAAAATGGCATCTGTGTACAACGGTTCCGAACTGAATGTCACATGGAGTATGCGTAATGCCTTCAGAGGAGCTGAACAACTATCGCTCAATGTATTCGGAGGTTATGAAACGCAGACAGGAGGAAGTGTCAATCTGAATTCCAGTTATTACCGCTATGGAGCTGAACTGACTTATTCCTTGCCCCGTCTGCTGACACCATTTAAGTGGTCAGGAACACGTAAGTATATTCCTAAAACATATTTTAAAACAGGATTTGAATTTCTAAACAGAAAAGCAGCTTATCAGCTGAATTCCATTAAATTTGACTATGGATATGCCTGGAAAGAGACAGATGAAAAACAGCATGATCTGAGCGTACTGGAAGTAGTGTATGTACAACCTCGTAATGTATCTGACGATTACCGCGCACAAATGGATACTGTACCTTCCTTGAGACATATTATTGATCCGCAGTTTTCTTTCGGTCCCAACTACAATTACACCTATACCAATACCATGAATACAGCGTTACAAAATACGTTCTATTTTAAAGGAGGAGTAGATTTATCAGGTAATATCCTGGGATTGATTCAGGGAGCCAATTATGCCGAAGGCAAGCGTCACAAGATCTTCAATGCATATTATGCGCAGTATATTAAGCTGCAGGCGGATGCCAGACATTACTTTAAATTGTCTGAAACGTCGCAGATCGCATCGCGTATTGCTATCGGATACAGTTATTCCTACGGTAACTCCAACTCTCTGCCCTACCTCAAACAGTATTTCGTCGGTGGACCTAACAGTCTGAGAGCATTCAGAGCAAGAGCCATCGGTCCGGGTAGTTCCGCACCACAAAATGTGGGGCAAAACAACTTTTTTGCAGATCAGACGGGTGATCTAAAATTAGAATTGAACACAGAGTACAGAGCTAAATTAGCCAGTATTGTTCATTGGGCGGCTTTTATCGATGCTGGTAACGTGTGGTTACAAAATGCAGATCCCGACAAACCAGGAGGTAAATTTTCAAAAGACTTTATAAGTGAACTGGCAGTAGGTGCCGGTGCAGGTCTGCGCTTTGACTTTACCTTCCTGATCTTACGTACGGATTTTGCTATTCCGTTGCGTGTACCTTATTTGCCAAAAGGTGACAGATGGGTATTCAAGGATATAGATTTCGGAAGTAAAACCTGGAGAAGTAACAATCTGGTATTCAATCTGGCTATCGGATATCCGTTTTAA
- a CDS encoding malate dehydrogenase: MKVTVVGAGAVGATTADNLVRRSVAEEIILLDIKEGFAEGKAQDISQTAALLGFDAKIKGVTNDYAQTAGSTVAVITSGIPRKPGMTREELIGTNANIVKSVVENLVKHSPDIIIVIVSNPMDTMTYLALKSSGLPKNRIIGMGGTLDSARFKYQLSEKLNASPADLNAIVIGGHGDTTMIPLIQHATWNSIPVSTFLTKEEQDDIVQKTMVGGATLTALIGTSAWYAPGAASAAVVESIVRDQNKLFTASVYLEGEFGQEDINLGVPVIINKNGWDRIVPLELSDEESKKFNASAEAVRNMNNVLKEINAL, from the coding sequence ATGAAAGTTACAGTCGTAGGTGCAGGAGCTGTTGGTGCAACAACAGCAGACAATCTGGTCAGAAGAAGTGTAGCAGAAGAAATTATACTTCTGGATATTAAAGAAGGTTTTGCAGAAGGTAAAGCTCAGGACATTTCGCAGACTGCAGCTCTTCTGGGTTTTGATGCAAAAATTAAAGGTGTTACCAACGATTATGCGCAGACTGCAGGATCTACTGTAGCTGTTATTACTTCGGGTATACCACGTAAACCCGGAATGACCCGTGAAGAACTTATCGGCACCAATGCAAACATTGTAAAATCTGTTGTCGAAAATCTGGTAAAACATTCCCCGGACATTATCATTGTTATTGTATCCAATCCTATGGATACCATGACCTATCTTGCGCTTAAATCCAGCGGACTTCCTAAAAACCGTATTATCGGAATGGGCGGAACATTAGACTCAGCACGCTTCAAATACCAGTTAAGTGAGAAACTAAATGCTTCACCAGCTGACCTTAACGCTATAGTAATAGGAGGTCACGGTGACACAACCATGATCCCGCTGATCCAACATGCCACGTGGAACAGTATACCTGTATCTACATTTTTAACCAAAGAAGAACAGGACGATATCGTACAAAAAACAATGGTCGGTGGTGCTACCTTGACAGCTTTGATCGGCACATCAGCCTGGTATGCTCCCGGAGCAGCATCTGCTGCTGTAGTAGAAAGCATCGTCAGGGATCAAAATAAACTTTTTACAGCTTCCGTGTATCTTGAAGGAGAATTCGGACAGGAAGACATCAATCTTGGTGTACCTGTGATTATCAACAAAAATGGATGGGATCGTATTGTTCCTCTGGAACTTTCGGATGAAGAATCTAAAAAATTCAATGCAAGTGCCGAAGCCGTACGCAATATGAATAATGTGCTGAAAGAGATTAATGCGTTATAA
- a CDS encoding retropepsin-like aspartic protease yields MISIPFTLLNLQGDGYHIILEVEIFDRSFNMVLDTGASKTVLDKTTVISSGLAEQDLQSTDILSTGLGTNSMESFILHLPKLRINEWETKKIDVAVLDLSSINYAYEQMGIEPVIGVLGGDILTRYGAVIDYNKHTVRLRNRPVRKS; encoded by the coding sequence ATGATTAGTATTCCTTTCACGCTGCTGAATCTTCAGGGAGATGGTTACCACATTATCCTGGAAGTCGAAATATTTGACAGATCCTTTAATATGGTTTTGGACACAGGTGCTTCCAAAACCGTATTGGACAAGACTACAGTTATCTCCTCCGGTCTGGCCGAACAGGACCTGCAAAGTACAGATATTCTATCTACAGGATTAGGAACTAATTCCATGGAAAGCTTTATCCTCCATCTGCCGAAATTAAGAATCAATGAATGGGAAACTAAAAAGATCGATGTAGCCGTATTAGATTTAAGTTCAATCAATTATGCTTACGAACAGATGGGTATTGAACCTGTAATCGGTGTATTAGGAGGTGATATTTTAACCCGCTACGGCGCTGTGATAGACTATAACAAACATACTGTCAGACTCAGGAATCGCCCCGTTCGTAAAAGCTGA
- a CDS encoding MFS transporter, which yields MQLFRSLSYPNFRLHVTGQAISLLGTWMQRVAISWLVYRLTDSVFYLGLVTFISLSPSLFFSPFIGSFVDKHKKYRLVFLTQIGLMIQAGLLTLLVYMKWETVFWLSVLGFVQGVINAYDVLGRQSLMVLLVDNKKDLPNAIALNSSVFNAARMVGPAIGGFLLSKYGELVCFGLNFISFIPVIAMLMLMNVKESVSLNHKESTWRGLVEGFNYLRHSPHISSLIVLLALSSMFVIPFTSLLPAVAKDMFSGNADTFSWFESAAGLGAMLGAFNMARLKSGSNLRYGVLFSALAMGVGLVFLAGSKMLAFALIYIAVISFAMMVQNSSINTYIQTHAIPAYRARAISYYVMAFQGIFPLGSLLVGVIAEYCGLRNTLYIMGGAGVLISVAYYTYLRLHIHRRLFKFSFYERGDS from the coding sequence ATGCAACTTTTTAGATCTTTATCATATCCCAATTTCAGACTTCATGTTACAGGCCAGGCTATCTCTCTTCTGGGCACATGGATGCAGCGTGTTGCCATTAGCTGGCTGGTTTATCGCCTTACCGATTCTGTATTTTATCTGGGGCTGGTCACTTTTATTTCGTTATCACCTTCACTGTTCTTCTCTCCTTTTATAGGCAGTTTTGTAGATAAACACAAGAAATACAGGCTTGTTTTTCTGACTCAGATCGGATTGATGATTCAGGCAGGCCTACTGACTTTGCTGGTGTATATGAAATGGGAGACGGTATTCTGGCTTAGTGTTCTGGGGTTTGTACAAGGAGTTATCAATGCGTATGATGTGCTGGGACGTCAATCATTAATGGTATTGCTGGTAGACAATAAGAAAGATCTTCCTAATGCTATAGCGCTCAATTCATCTGTATTCAATGCCGCCCGCATGGTAGGGCCTGCAATAGGAGGTTTTTTGCTGAGTAAGTATGGCGAATTGGTGTGTTTCGGACTTAATTTTATCAGTTTTATTCCGGTCATCGCTATGTTGATGCTGATGAATGTAAAAGAGTCTGTATCGCTTAATCACAAAGAGAGTACCTGGAGAGGACTTGTAGAAGGGTTTAATTATCTGCGACATTCTCCTCACATTTCTTCTCTTATCGTGCTGCTGGCACTTTCCAGCATGTTTGTTATTCCTTTCACTTCTTTATTGCCTGCCGTAGCGAAAGATATGTTTTCCGGTAACGCAGATACCTTTTCATGGTTTGAGAGTGCTGCAGGGCTCGGAGCAATGCTTGGCGCCTTTAATATGGCAAGGCTTAAGTCGGGGAGTAATCTTCGATATGGTGTCTTGTTTTCAGCACTGGCGATGGGAGTAGGACTGGTCTTTCTTGCCGGATCCAAGATGCTGGCTTTTGCTTTAATCTATATCGCTGTCATTTCCTTTGCGATGATGGTTCAGAATTCCAGTATTAACACCTATATACAAACGCATGCTATACCGGCGTACCGTGCACGGGCTATAAGCTATTATGTAATGGCCTTTCAGGGGATATTTCCTTTAGGGAGTTTACTGGTGGGTGTTATTGCTGAATATTGCGGACTGAGAAATACCTTGTATATAATGGGAGGAGCCGGTGTACTTATTTCAGTAGCTTACTATACTTACCTCCGCTTACATATTCACAGGCGGTTGTTTAAATTCAGCTTTTACGAACGGGGCGATTCCTGA
- the fsa gene encoding fructose-6-phosphate aldolase — translation MKFFIDTANLDQIKEAQDLGVLDGVTTNPSLMAKEGISGEENVINHYKAICAIVEGDVSAEVISTDYENMIKEGEILAALDDKIVVKVPMIKDGIKAIKYFSKKGIKTNCTLVFSAGQALLAAKAGATYVSPFIGRLDDISTDGLALIEDIRLIYDNYGYTTQILAASVRHSAHILGCAKIGADVMTGPLSAIVSLLKHPLTDSGLAQFLADHAKAAGK, via the coding sequence ATGAAATTTTTTATTGATACCGCTAACTTAGATCAGATTAAAGAGGCACAGGACTTAGGCGTATTAGACGGTGTAACCACAAACCCAAGTCTGATGGCTAAAGAAGGCATCAGTGGCGAGGAGAATGTAATCAATCATTACAAAGCTATCTGCGCCATTGTTGAAGGTGATGTAAGTGCTGAAGTAATTTCTACAGATTATGAAAATATGATCAAAGAAGGGGAAATACTGGCGGCGCTGGATGACAAGATTGTGGTGAAGGTACCTATGATCAAAGACGGTATCAAAGCGATCAAATATTTCAGTAAAAAAGGTATCAAAACCAACTGTACTTTGGTATTCTCAGCAGGTCAGGCTTTACTGGCTGCTAAAGCCGGAGCGACTTATGTATCTCCTTTTATCGGAAGATTAGATGACATTTCGACAGACGGATTAGCCTTGATCGAAGACATTCGTTTGATCTATGACAACTATGGTTATACAACACAAATCCTTGCTGCTTCAGTACGTCACAGCGCTCACATTTTGGGTTGTGCAAAGATAGGTGCAGATGTAATGACAGGCCCTTTATCAGCTATCGTTTCATTGTTGAAACACCCGTTGACAGATAGTGGTCTTGCACAGTTTCTGGCGGATCATGCTAAAGCTGCAGGTAAATAA